Proteins from a genomic interval of Clostridium sp. M62/1:
- a CDS encoding DNA gyrase/topoisomerase IV subunit B, translating to MGKAQYDADSITVLEGLEAVRKRPGMYIGGVGTKGLNHLIYEIVDNSVDEHLAGECTSIWVTLEADGSCTVRDNGRGIPVEMHKKGVSAERVVLSTLHAGGKFDNSAYKTSGGLHGVGSSVVNALSEHLDIKIYKNGQIHHDAYERGIPVVELVDGLLPVIGNTKETGTCINFLPDDTIFEKTKFKAEWLKSRLHETAYLNPALTIYYENRRAGEEEKIVYSEPDGIIAYVKEINAGKTPVHEPIYFKGSMEGIEVEAAIQFVDTFEENILGFCNNIFTQEGGTHLAGFKTKFTMLINSYARELGILKEKDSNFTGADTRNGMTAVIAIKHPDPIFEGQTKTKLASADATKAVFTLTGEELQRFFDRNLETLKAVIGCAEKSAKIRKAEEKAKTNMLTKSRFSFDSNGKLSNCESRDAEKCEIFIVEGDSAGGSAKMGRNRQYQAILPIRGKILNVEKASMDKVLANAEIKTMINAFGCGFSEGYGNDFDISKLRYNKIILMTDADVDGSHIDTLLLTFLYRFMPDLITEGHVYIAMPPLFKVIPKKGEEQYLYDEKALEKYKKTHAGGFTLQRYKGLGEMDAEQLWETTLNPENRVLKQVEIEDARMASEITEMLMGSDVPPRRQFIYDHAEEAEIDA from the coding sequence ATGGGCAAAGCACAGTATGACGCGGACAGCATTACCGTACTGGAAGGGCTGGAGGCGGTTCGCAAGCGCCCCGGCATGTATATTGGAGGAGTGGGAACCAAGGGGCTGAACCACCTGATATATGAGATTGTCGATAATTCGGTGGACGAGCATCTGGCAGGCGAGTGTACATCGATCTGGGTGACGCTGGAGGCGGATGGCTCCTGCACCGTGCGGGACAATGGGCGAGGTATCCCGGTGGAGATGCACAAGAAGGGAGTCTCTGCGGAGCGAGTGGTTCTTTCCACCCTCCATGCAGGCGGAAAATTCGACAACAGCGCCTATAAGACAAGCGGAGGCCTGCACGGTGTCGGCTCCTCCGTTGTCAATGCCCTCTCGGAACACTTAGATATCAAGATTTATAAAAACGGGCAGATTCATCACGATGCATATGAGCGGGGAATTCCAGTAGTGGAGCTGGTGGATGGACTCCTTCCGGTGATCGGAAATACAAAAGAGACAGGCACCTGCATTAATTTCCTGCCGGATGACACGATTTTTGAGAAGACAAAGTTTAAGGCTGAATGGCTGAAAAGCCGTCTCCACGAGACAGCGTACCTGAATCCGGCCCTTACGATATATTATGAAAACAGGAGGGCAGGGGAGGAGGAGAAAATCGTCTACTCTGAGCCAGACGGAATTATCGCCTATGTAAAGGAGATCAATGCCGGAAAAACGCCGGTTCATGAGCCCATCTATTTTAAGGGGTCCATGGAGGGCATAGAGGTGGAGGCTGCCATTCAGTTTGTGGATACCTTTGAGGAGAATATTCTCGGCTTCTGCAATAATATTTTCACGCAGGAGGGCGGAACCCATCTGGCTGGCTTTAAGACAAAGTTTACGATGCTGATTAACAGTTATGCCAGAGAGCTGGGAATTTTAAAGGAGAAAGATTCCAATTTTACAGGCGCCGACACTCGAAACGGTATGACGGCTGTGATTGCCATCAAGCATCCGGATCCGATCTTTGAGGGACAGACGAAGACAAAGCTGGCCAGCGCAGATGCCACCAAAGCTGTATTCACACTGACAGGAGAGGAGCTTCAGCGCTTCTTCGACCGAAATCTGGAAACCCTGAAGGCCGTGATCGGCTGCGCGGAGAAATCTGCCAAAATCAGAAAGGCGGAAGAGAAGGCAAAGACGAACATGCTGACGAAATCCCGCTTCTCCTTTGACAGCAACGGAAAGCTGTCCAACTGTGAGAGCCGGGATGCAGAAAAATGTGAGATTTTTATTGTAGAGGGAGATTCCGCCGGAGGTTCTGCAAAGATGGGCAGAAACCGCCAGTATCAGGCGATCCTTCCGATCCGCGGAAAAATTCTGAATGTGGAAAAGGCGTCCATGGACAAGGTTCTGGCCAATGCAGAGATTAAGACGATGATCAATGCGTTCGGATGCGGATTTTCTGAGGGCTATGGAAATGATTTCGATATTTCAAAGCTGAGATATAACAAGATTATTCTCATGACAGATGCGGATGTGGACGGAAGCCATATTGATACGCTGCTTCTGACCTTTCTGTACCGCTTTATGCCGGATCTTATCACAGAGGGTCATGTGTACATTGCCATGCCCCCTCTGTTCAAGGTGATCCCAAAGAAAGGGGAGGAGCAGTATCTCTATGATGAAAAGGCTCTGGAAAAATATAAAAAGACTCATGCAGGAGGCTTCACCCTCCAGCGCTATAAAGGTCTGGGAGAGATGGATGCAGAACAGCTCTGGGAGACGACGCTGAACCCGGAAAACCGAGTCCTGAAGCAGGTGGAGATCGAGGACGCCAGGATGGCCTCGGAGATTACGGAGATGCTGATGGGAAGCGATGTGCCGCCAAGGCGCCAGTTTATCTATGATCATGCAGAGGAAGCAGAGATAGACGCCTGA
- a CDS encoding DNA gyrase/topoisomerase IV subunit A, whose amino-acid sequence MAEKIIKTEYSEEMQKSYMNYSMSVITARAIPDARDGLKPVQRRVLYDMSELHLGHDKPHRKSARIVGDTMGKYHPHGDSSIYETLVVMSQVFKKGMPLVNGHGNFGSIEGDGAAAMRYTEARLEKFAEEVYLKDLDKTVNFVPNYDETEKEPEVLPVRVPNLLINGAEGIAVGMSTSIPPHNLGEVVDTVQAFIDNPELRTEELLGHLHGPDFPTGGIIANKKDLASIYETGSGKIKLRAKMEVELGKRKADKDKLVITEIPYTMIGAGINKCLMDIAELVESKKLTDVVDISNQSNKEGIRIVLELRKDADVEKIRNILYKKTKLEDTYGVNMLAIVKGRPETLNLRGILKNYLDFQYENNTRKYRVLLEKELEKKEIQEGLIRACDVIDLIIAVLRGSRNLKDARACLINGDTSAIRFKTPELEEDAGKLRFTEKQASAILEMRLYKLIGLEILALEKEHRETLRKIKEYEKILSDKGTMDQVIKEDLAAIKREFACPRRTLIEDGKEAVYDESAVEVREVVFVMDRFGYSRIVDRSTYDRNRETIENENPHVICCLNTDRICLFTDAGVLHQVKVTDIPLGKLRDKGTPIDNLCKFDGTKEQTVFVTNASSLQGKLFLFATRDAMLKRVPGEEFETNNRMVAATKLQEGDSLVSVQPADEASEVVLQTDNGVFLRFAMDEISVQKKNARGVRGIKLGRGEALEQVYLLGANTESVITYKEKQVHLNRLKQGRRDGKGNKVRL is encoded by the coding sequence ATGGCTGAAAAAATCATAAAGACCGAATATTCGGAGGAAATGCAGAAAAGCTACATGAACTATTCCATGAGCGTTATCACGGCCAGGGCAATTCCAGATGCCAGGGACGGACTCAAACCAGTTCAGAGGCGTGTGTTGTATGATATGAGCGAGCTTCATCTGGGACACGACAAGCCTCATCGAAAGTCGGCGCGTATCGTCGGCGATACGATGGGTAAGTATCATCCCCACGGTGACAGTTCCATCTATGAAACGCTGGTTGTCATGTCACAGGTGTTTAAAAAGGGAATGCCGCTAGTAAACGGCCATGGAAACTTCGGCTCCATCGAGGGAGACGGGGCGGCTGCCATGAGGTACACAGAGGCCCGCCTTGAAAAATTTGCAGAGGAAGTCTATTTAAAGGATCTGGATAAGACGGTAAATTTCGTTCCAAATTACGATGAGACAGAGAAGGAGCCGGAGGTGCTGCCGGTGCGCGTCCCGAATCTTCTGATAAACGGGGCAGAGGGAATTGCCGTCGGCATGAGCACCAGCATCCCGCCCCACAATCTCGGTGAGGTGGTGGACACGGTTCAGGCCTTTATTGACAATCCGGAACTGAGGACGGAGGAACTTCTCGGCCATCTTCACGGGCCGGATTTTCCCACAGGAGGGATCATTGCAAACAAAAAGGATCTGGCCTCGATCTACGAAACCGGTTCCGGAAAAATCAAGCTCCGGGCTAAAATGGAAGTGGAGCTGGGAAAGAGGAAGGCAGATAAGGACAAGCTGGTGATCACGGAGATCCCCTATACGATGATCGGCGCGGGGATCAATAAGTGTCTGATGGATATAGCAGAGCTTGTGGAGTCAAAGAAGCTGACAGATGTGGTGGATATTTCCAATCAGTCGAACAAAGAGGGAATCCGCATTGTGCTGGAGCTTCGCAAGGATGCGGATGTGGAAAAGATTCGAAACATCCTCTATAAAAAGACAAAGCTTGAGGATACCTATGGAGTAAACATGCTGGCCATCGTAAAGGGCAGGCCGGAAACCCTGAATCTGAGAGGAATCCTTAAAAATTATCTGGACTTCCAGTATGAGAACAATACGCGGAAGTATCGCGTCCTGCTGGAGAAGGAGCTGGAGAAGAAGGAGATCCAGGAGGGGCTGATTAGGGCCTGCGATGTGATTGACCTGATTATTGCAGTGCTGAGGGGCTCCAGGAATCTGAAGGATGCCAGGGCCTGCCTGATAAACGGAGATACCTCGGCGATCCGGTTTAAGACACCGGAGCTGGAAGAGGATGCGGGAAAGCTCCGCTTTACGGAGAAACAGGCTTCAGCAATTCTGGAAATGCGTCTCTATAAGCTCATTGGCCTTGAAATCCTGGCTCTTGAAAAAGAACACAGAGAGACACTCAGAAAAATCAAGGAGTACGAGAAGATCCTGTCTGACAAGGGGACCATGGACCAGGTGATAAAGGAGGATCTGGCCGCCATTAAGAGGGAATTTGCCTGCCCAAGGCGCACGCTCATCGAGGACGGCAAGGAAGCCGTATATGACGAGAGCGCTGTGGAAGTCAGAGAAGTGGTCTTTGTCATGGATCGTTTTGGCTACAGCCGCATTGTAGACCGTTCCACCTATGACAGAAACAGAGAAACCATAGAAAATGAAAATCCCCATGTCATCTGCTGCTTAAATACGGATCGAATCTGTCTGTTTACAGATGCAGGTGTGCTTCATCAGGTGAAGGTGACAGATATTCCTCTCGGAAAGCTCAGGGATAAGGGTACACCGATTGACAATCTGTGTAAATTTGACGGCACAAAGGAACAGACGGTGTTTGTCACCAACGCATCATCCCTGCAGGGAAAGCTCTTCCTCTTTGCCACAAGAGATGCGATGTTAAAGCGTGTTCCGGGAGAGGAATTTGAGACAAACAACCGGATGGTTGCTGCCACAAAGCTCCAGGAGGGAGACAGCCTGGTAAGCGTCCAGCCGGCAGATGAGGCTTCCGAGGTGGTTCTGCAGACGGACAATGGCGTATTCCTGCGCTTTGCCATGGATGAAATCTCAGTTCAGAAGAAAAATGCCAGAGGCGTGCGCGGAATCAAGCTGGGCCGCGGCGAGGCTCTGGAGCAGGTTTATCTTCTGGGAGCGAATACAGAAAGTGTCATTACCTATAAAGAAAAGCAGGTGCATCTGAACCGTCTGAAGCAGGGACGCAGGGATGGAAAGGGAAACAAGGTCCGTCTCTAA
- a CDS encoding amidohydrolase, with translation MEKQNAGSIILTEKDRDGLVKLGHALFACPELGFKEVKSNQILTSFLSENGISYESGLSVTGIRATVGTGRKYHIALAADMDALSVQGKEGSFAFHSCGHSIQTAVMAYVMKLLKDRGIVEASGGRVSFIATPAEEFIDFESRERLKKEGKIRYLSGKQNMIAEGVFDDVDCVISMHINGDSGNRLFDIDSTLAGFTVKKALFHGKNAHSGAAPHLGRNALHGASLAMDAIAYMKDQFPAEAGIQIHPVITACGGSVNTIPEEVVMESYIRANTLEALLEANKKFDDCVIHCAQALGLTAEVEDRTGYMPFSQSPWLTEVIHRQMLSLCREDQIVKHVISGASGDIGDLGYLIPSVQFGFSGMKGRIHSSEFEIVNEENAYFNTARVVAGAVEEILTTPQLQIKNTDYAEKKQFYLNRWLHDTPGADEA, from the coding sequence ATGGAAAAACAGAATGCCGGAAGCATTATTTTAACAGAAAAAGACAGAGATGGCCTGGTAAAGCTGGGGCATGCGCTTTTTGCATGCCCGGAGCTGGGATTTAAGGAAGTGAAATCAAATCAGATTCTCACTTCTTTTTTGAGTGAAAATGGGATTTCGTATGAGAGCGGGCTCAGCGTCACCGGCATCAGGGCCACGGTCGGGACAGGCAGAAAGTATCACATTGCCCTGGCGGCGGATATGGATGCTCTGTCTGTTCAGGGGAAGGAAGGATCCTTTGCCTTTCACTCCTGCGGACACAGCATTCAGACAGCGGTTATGGCTTATGTGATGAAGCTTTTAAAGGACAGAGGGATTGTGGAGGCCTCCGGGGGCAGGGTCAGCTTTATTGCCACTCCGGCAGAGGAATTTATCGACTTTGAGAGCCGGGAACGTTTGAAAAAAGAAGGAAAAATCCGCTATCTTTCCGGTAAGCAGAACATGATTGCTGAGGGCGTGTTTGACGATGTGGACTGCGTCATTTCCATGCATATTAACGGGGACAGCGGCAACCGCCTGTTTGATATTGACTCCACGCTGGCCGGTTTTACAGTGAAAAAGGCGTTATTTCATGGCAAGAACGCCCATTCCGGAGCGGCACCTCATCTGGGAAGGAATGCCCTGCACGGGGCCAGCCTGGCCATGGATGCGATCGCCTATATGAAGGATCAGTTCCCGGCAGAGGCAGGGATCCAGATCCATCCGGTTATTACGGCCTGCGGCGGAAGCGTGAACACCATCCCTGAGGAGGTGGTGATGGAAAGCTATATCAGGGCCAATACCCTGGAGGCTCTCCTGGAGGCCAATAAAAAATTCGATGACTGTGTCATCCACTGTGCCCAGGCCCTCGGGCTTACGGCTGAGGTGGAAGACAGAACCGGCTATATGCCGTTTTCGCAGTCCCCCTGGCTGACAGAGGTGATTCACCGCCAGATGCTTTCCCTCTGCCGGGAGGATCAGATTGTAAAGCATGTGATTTCCGGGGCATCCGGCGATATTGGAGATCTGGGCTATCTGATACCCTCTGTCCAGTTTGGATTTTCAGGCATGAAGGGCCGGATCCACAGCTCCGAGTTTGAGATAGTCAATGAGGAGAACGCCTATTTTAACACGGCGAGAGTGGTAGCAGGAGCTGTTGAGGAGATCCTCACAACCCCGCAGCTGCAAATCAAAAATACAGATTACGCGGAGAAAAAACAGTTTTACCTGAACCGGTGGCTTCACGATACGCCCGGGGCAGATGAAGCATAA